CGTTTTCCTTTATGATCATTTCGGCGACGACGGCAAGCCGATCGACGCCCTCGTCAAGTGAGGTTAGATCAGTGGATAGCTCCTCGGGCAGCATCGGGAATATCTTGCTCTCGGTATAGACCGTCACGGTGTTTTGTCTGGCGTGATCGTCGATCGGCGAGCCTTTGGCGACCATCGCATCGACGTCTGCGATCCCAACAAGCACCCGAATATCACCATTATCAAGCCTTTCGGCCCACTCGATCTGATCAAGGTCACGAGATGTCGCATTATCGATCGACGACCAAAGCGTCGAACGCATATCCCGGATCATTGCACCCGCCGACGCGGCGGGTAGAGCACGGATCCCGTCAACCTGACTCCATACTTCCGGTGAAAACTCCGGCTCAAACCCGTTTTCGATCATCGCCTGATGCGCTTTTCCGGTTAACCAATCGTTCGAGCTATGATCGTTCATCATTTATTCCTTTATGCTTTTTGCGAGTTTGTGGGAAATTCCCTATCTCAGATAGTCTTCAAGTCTTGTAGAAGAATCCGTCTTTTCGTCGCGATATTTGACGATAATGGGGCAGTAGATAGAGAGTCCATTCTCGCTTCCAAAATCGTTTGTAACAGCGCGTGAACCCTGAACCACAACGGCACCGGCCGGGATCTCAAGCGATCCGCCATTCTCGGATTTTATTATCCGCTGATTTGGCAGGTCAAACACCGGCGTCGAACGTGTAAGTATGACGCCGCTAGCCAGCACGGCTCTTTCGCGAACAATAGTGCCTTCGTAAATGCCTGTATTGCCGCCGACGAGCACGTCGTCCTCAATAACAACCGGAGTCGCATTAACAGGCTCTAAAACCCCGCCAATTTGCGCAGCTGCGGACAAGTGAACACGCTTCCCGATCTGTGCACACGATCCAACCAAAGCGTGTGAATCGACCATAGTTCCCTCGTCCACATATGCACCGACATTAATATATGCCGGCGGCATAACGACGACCGACGGTGCTACATACGAACCGTCGCGTATCGCCGACCCGCCGATCACGATCCTCACACCGTCTTCTAACGTCATCGGCCGCAGCGGAAATGTGTCTTTGTCAAAAAATTGCAGTGTCTCGGTCGGTTTCGATATCTCGACCATCTTGCCCATCCGAAAACCGAGGAGAATTCCCTGCTTTACCCAAGAATTCGCCCGCCAAACGCCATCCTCGCCTTTTTCGGCCGAACGTATCTCGCCGCGACGGAGTGCGGTCTTGAAAGATTCGTATATCTCCCGGTCGTCGGCAGTAAATTCGCTCTTTGCAAAAAGCTTTTCAATTTCACTTTGTAAATTCACAAACAAATTCTCCGTTTCCTAAGCATCGTCGCGATTCCCGATGACCGCCCGTGCGATCAAACCGATCCCGCCCGCGAACAAAACCAACATAATTATTGTGTTAAAAAGACTTGTGGGTTGGAAATATATTTGCAGGTTCATC
This is a stretch of genomic DNA from Chloracidobacterium sp.. It encodes these proteins:
- a CDS encoding 2,3,4,5-tetrahydropyridine-2,6-dicarboxylate N-succinyltransferase, yielding MFVNLQSEIEKLFAKSEFTADDREIYESFKTALRRGEIRSAEKGEDGVWRANSWVKQGILLGFRMGKMVEISKPTETLQFFDKDTFPLRPMTLEDGVRIVIGGSAIRDGSYVAPSVVVMPPAYINVGAYVDEGTMVDSHALVGSCAQIGKRVHLSAAAQIGGVLEPVNATPVVIEDDVLVGGNTGIYEGTIVRERAVLASGVILTRSTPVFDLPNQRIIKSENGGSLEIPAGAVVVQGSRAVTNDFGSENGLSIYCPIIVKYRDEKTDSSTRLEDYLR